In Erigeron canadensis isolate Cc75 chromosome 6, C_canadensis_v1, whole genome shotgun sequence, the following are encoded in one genomic region:
- the LOC122604645 gene encoding tabersonine-19-hydroxy-O-acetyltransferase-like has product MNNIKNQETIKPSSPTPLHLNRYNLSYMDYKSPNIHYSSVFLYKNYKKDDINRLKKSLSKCLTQYYPFAGRLPSASASQYIKCNDEGVVFLEACVDFPLQDLVLNRDPDETKIKKLVPNVGNESNRVLEVQVNHFSCGGVAVAVSLSHKVADGLTMAYFVNHWATVTRGGSPINPTFVSAPVRDDTTTTTTNVHQDDQPVMKKVPSKFKCTAKRFVISNSKLANLKNKINSMAAGMSPTPMNPSRVESLISLLFKSAVNAAATTKKAGSFQPSNLSLTLNMREKVGVSTVPLRYAVGNILNLAVARMDDSSEIELDKVINRLRKDRMEIDGAAVSRDVEELGEMFFKKRTGLRQDQSRRTYSCTSLCNLPIYKVDFGWGKPVRVILPTDNWNDSSYFIMMDAASGDGIEATVILKEEEMTLFQNDKEFLAFVQD; this is encoded by the coding sequence TTGTACAAAAACTACAAGAAGGATGACATAAACAGATTAAAAAAGTCATTGTCAAAGTGTTTAACACAATACTATCCTTTCGCAGGCAGGCTCCCATCGGCTTCTGCATCTCAGTACATCAAATGTAACGATGAAGGAGTCGTGTTCTTGGAAGCTTGTGTCGATTTTCCACTCCAAGACTTGGTTCTCAATAGAGACCCAGACGAgaccaaaattaaaaaacttgttCCTAATGTTGGTAACGAAAGTAATCGTGTGCTGGAGGTCCAAGTGAACCATTTTTCTTGCGGTGGAGTTGCGGTGGCTGTTTCTCTCTCACATAAAGTTGCAGATGGTCTCACGATGGCCTACTTCGTCAACCACTGGGCGACTGTTACACGTGGTGGATCGCCAATAAACCCCACTTTTGTTTCTGCACCCGTAAGAGAtgatactactactactactactaatgTTCATCAAGATGATCAACCTGTCATGAAAAAAGTACCATCGAAATTTAAGTGTACGGCAAAAAGATTTGTGATTTCGAATTCAAAACTGGCCAATCTCAAGAACAAGATAAACAGTATGGCCGCCGGGATGAGTCCTACTCCGATGAACCCTAGTCGGGTTGAATCATTAATCTCTCTACTCTTTAAAAGTGCGGTGAATGCAGCCGCCACAACAAAAAAAGCAGGTTCTTTTCAACCATCAAACTTGAGTCTAACATTGAACATGAGAGAAAAAGTCGGCGTCAGTACGGTTCCTCTTAGATATGCTGTAGGAAACATACTTAATTTGGCGGTTGCAAGGATGGATGATTCAAGTGAAATCGAGTTGGATAAGGTGATTAATCGTTTGAGGAAAGATAGAATGGAGATCGATGGAGCAGCTGTAAGCAGAGATGTTGAAGAATTAGGCGAAATGTTCTTTAAGAAAAGAACAGGCTTACGACAAGATCAAAGTCGTCGAACTTATAGCTGTACGAGTCTATGTAATCTTCCAATTTACAAGGTGGACTTTGGATGGGGAAAGCCAGTGCGTGTAATTTTACCAACTGATAATTGGAATGATTCAAGCTATTTTATTATGATGGATGCAGCTTCTGGGGATGGTATTGAAGCAACCGTGATattgaaagaagaagaaatgacTCTTTTTCAAAATGACAAAGAATTTCTTGCATTTGTCCAAGACTAG